Proteins encoded together in one Temnothorax longispinosus isolate EJ_2023e chromosome 5, Tlon_JGU_v1, whole genome shotgun sequence window:
- the LOC139813433 gene encoding uncharacterized protein, protein MTEPAKAGTGGTETTTPLLEIPPARTSERQASSVRLSTELILNEPPGDGSELTFVSESLVRQLNITRHYSVILITGISGGKATQTRGVALLKLRSLHSRSDVIIQAHILQTLTNILPSFNAASQEWPHLTKLTLADPDFLTPRPVDIIIGADSYGQIIKPNIIKRDTLMPIAQFSIFGWLVLGPVDTSSSAFAAVHHASIQEREDALDELLSRFWTQEEVPASNNLELTFDEQRCEDHFKSTVSRDLTGRYTVRLPLQSSPDTLGDSYLTAHRCLQSLQRRLSRDDNYRRLYHQFMTEYRDLNHMKKASPVSSQQTQYYLFHHGVLKPDSATTKLRVVFNGSSASTSGRSLNDIMHTGAK, encoded by the exons ATGACGGAACCCGCAAAGGCGGGTACGGGCGGTACGGAGACCACGACGCCGCTGCTCGAGATACCACCGGCTCGCACATCGGAACGCCAAGCCTCATCCGTGCGCTTGTCCACGGAGCTCATCCTAAATGAACCGCCTGGCGACG GTTCAGAACTTACCTTTGTTTCAGAATCTCTCGTTCGCCAGCTCAACATCACTCGTCATTATTCCGTCATTCTCATCACTGGAATTAGTGGCGGAAAGGCGACGCAAACTCGAGGAGTTGCATTGCTTAAGCTCCGCTCACTTCACTCAAGATCAGACGTCATTATTCAAGCTCACATTCTGCAGACGTTAACGAACATCCTGCCATCATTCAACGCTGCATCACAAGAATGGCCGCATCTCACCAAGTTGACCTTGGCTGATCCAGATTTCCTAACACCACGGCCAGTGGATATCATCATTGGAGCTGATTCATATGGGCAGATCATCAAGCCCAACATCATCAAACGGGATACATTGATGCCAATTGCGCAGTTCTCAATCTTTGGATGGCTCGTTCTCGGGCCTGTCGACACATCATCATCGGCATTTGCTGCAGTGCATCATGCATCGATTCAGGAGAGGGAAGATGCTCTCGACGAGTTACTGTCGAGATTTTGGACACAGGAAGAAGTGCCTGCGAGCAACAATCTTGAGCTTACTTTTGACGAGCAAAGATGTGAAGACCATTTCAAGAGTACTGTTTCACGGGATTTAACGGGTCGATACACAGTTCGACTTCCACTACAATCATCACCTGATACTCTTGGCGACTCGTATCTCACTGCGCATCGATGTTTGCAAAGTTTACAAAGGAGACTCTCCCGAGATGACAACTATCGACGTCTGTATCATCAATTTATGACAGAATACCGAGATCTCAACCACATGAAGAAAGCTTCACCCGTTTCCAGTCAGCAAacgcaatattatttgttcCATCACGGAGTGCTCAAACCAGACAGTGCAACCACGAAATTACGTGTGGTATTCAATGGCTCGAGCGCATCTACATCTGGCCGCTCACTTAATGATATCATGCACACGGGAGCCAAGTAG
- the LOC139813434 gene encoding uncharacterized protein gives MIITPVVGRGQRGSKHYAAVFVCLATKAIHLECVEDYSSEGFLAAFHRFVSRRGLPSVMYSDNGTNFRGADRKLQCSFRSLMNDPSLKEILANDGVKWHFVPPAAPHFGGLWEAGVKSFKHHLKRVIGARTLSRSEFVTILCKIEACLNSRPISPLSDDPSDFTALTPGHFLIGRPLTSVPEESLLEINANRLSLWQHVQLMVEQIWRSWSSDYLHSVQQRVKWTESHNNLKVDELVLLKNNLLPPSKWELARIQQVHPGLDDRVRVVTLRTANSELKRPVRDSVNAAPSDQMAASIGYRLPITATACARTGALIANVFLAILRVVKMAAQ, from the coding sequence ATGATTATTACCCCCGTGGTCGGCCGTGGTCAAAGGGGGAGCAAACATTACGCGGCGGTCTTCGTTTGTCTCGCCACTAAAGCGATCCACCTCGAGTGTGTCGAGGATTACTCCTCCGAGGGATTCCTTGCCGCATTTCATCGGTTCGTCAGTCGACGCGGACTGCCATCGGTCATGTACAGCGATAATGGCACGAACTTTCGGGGTGCGGACCGCAAGCTACAATGCAGCTTTCGCTCGCTTATGAACGACCCTTCCCTCAAAGAAATCCTTGCGAATGATGGTGTGAAATGGCATTTCGTGCCCCCGGCGGCACCACATTTCGGCGGGCTTTGGGAGGCTGGCGTTAAAAGTTTTAAGCACCACCTCAAGCGGGTGATCGGTGCTCGTACCCTGTCTCGCTCGGAATTCGTGACTATTTTATGTAAGATAGAGGCGTGCCTCAACTCTCGACCGATTTCGCCCCTCAGCGACGATCCGTCCGACTTTACCGCGTTGACGCCTGGTCATTTCCTCATCGGTCGACCGCTCACCAGCGTACCGGAGGAATCATTACTCGAAATCAATGCGAATCGGTTGTCGCTATGGCAACACGTGCAACTCATGGTCGAACAGATCTGGCGTTCTTGGTCGTCGGACTACTTACACTCAGTGCAACAGCGCGTCAAATGGACCGAATCTCACAATAATCTCAAGGTTGACGAGTTagttttactaaaaaataaccTCCTTCCTCCTTCGAAGTGGGAACTTGCAAGGATTCAACAAGTCCATCCCGGACTTGACGATCGCGTTCGCGTCGTTACATTACGCACCGCCAATTCCGAATTGAAACGACctgttcgagattccgttaacgCTGCGCCGTCagatcagatggcagcatcgatcgggtatCGACTCCCGATCACCGCGACAGCTTGCGCacgcacgggcgcgctcatcgccaacgtcttcctcgcgataTTAAGAGTCGTAAAAATGGCCGCGCAGTGA
- the LOC139813435 gene encoding uncharacterized protein produces the protein MNRGCFLLRKWAANSPELLTDIPEDQRESSDYPINRDDTLKVLGLSWSPHDDSFTFVISPYAVTVHTKRSVLSFIARLYDPLGWASPIVIAAKMLMQELWLRKIDWDSPIPDDLLPHWINYCTDLPHICEIRIPRWTGMRQDKLEVELHASIQAYAAVVYLRIVHSTTNIQVTLLAAKTKVAPLKTVSVPRLELNAVVLLTRLLDWVRNSLRFPRASLFGWTDSQIALAWIQQHPSRWNSHVANRVSEVQTRLPSVRWQHVCTHDNPADCASRGSTAVDLVHHELW, from the coding sequence ATGAATCGCGGATGTTTTCTCCTCCGAAAATGGGCCGCGAATTCACCCGAACTGTTGACGGATATCCCGGAGGACCAACGTGAATCCTCGGACTATCCGATCAATCGCGATGACACGCTCAAGGTCCTCGGTCTGTCTTGGTCACCGCATGACGACTCGTTTACCTTTGTAATCTCGCCTTACGCCGTAACTGTTCATACTAAACGCTccgttttatcatttattgcaAGGTTATATGACCCCCTCGGATGGGCGTCGCCGATCGTCATCGCGGCCAAGATGTTGATGCAAGAGCTCTGGCTCCGTAAAATTGATTGGGACTCTCCCATCCCCGACGATCTTTTACCTCATTGGATTAATTATTGTACGGATTTGCCTCATATCTGTGAAATACGCATTCCCCGATGGACAGGGATGCGTCAAGATAAACTCGAAGTGGAATTACACGCGTCCATTCAAGCTTACGCCGCGGTCGTTTACCTTCGAATCGTGCATTCTACCACGAATATTCAGGTGACCCTCCTCGCGGCCAAAACGAAGGTCGCGCCGTTAAAAACCGTCAGCGTTCCACGATTAGAACTTAACGCCGTCGTTCTATTAACTCGGTTGCTAGATTGGGTAAGAAATTCCCTGCGTTTTCCGCGAGCGTCATTATTCGGATGGACTGACTCCCAAATCGCATTGGCTTGGATTCAGCAACATCCATCGCGATGGAATTCCCACGTCGCGAACCGCGTCTCCGAGGTGCAGACGCGCCTTCCGTCAGTACGTTGGCAGCACGTCTGCACTCACGACAATCCTGCCGACTGCGCTTCTCGCGGCTCTACCGCTGTCGATCTCGTACACCATGAATTATGGTAG
- the LOC139813222 gene encoding putative nuclease HARBI1, whose amino-acid sequence MSIVSIEIMAENIIFSSALLILNESDSESDTSSDEEWELLKEKRKRNLRPRIQNVELVIELYSNYEFKSHFRLERATFEYILCVISDYLVRKTRGNETIPSRKQLMIALWKMATMDSYRSICDRFDVGRATALRAVRRVTRALFKVADQFISWPSGEQAQIVMRKFKENSRFLNVIGAIDGTHIRIEAPTQNAADYVNRKGYHSLQLQVVCDHRAFITHCYVGHPGSVHDQRIFRQSEVATYLNDEEKFPSDSHLLGDSAYVLHEHLLTPFKDNGHLNAAQRYYNFCQSSARVVVERCFGLLKGRMRSLMYTLPMFRVDLMSEYIIACCVIHNMCILKKDELLIIPVTSGVPIQDHHTNESVANNNAIHKRNMIMNMLERERNRTL is encoded by the exons ATGAGCATTGTGAGTATTGAAATCATGGCggaaaacattatatttagttctgcattattaatattaaacgaaAGTGATTCGGAAAGTGATACGAGTTCAGATGAAGAGTGGgaattattgaaagaaaaacggaAACGTAACTTACGTCCTCGTATACAAAATGTAGAGCTTGTTATTGAGCTTTATTCGAATTACGAATTCAAAAGTCATTTCAG aTTGGAAAGAGCaacatttgaatatatattatgtgtaaTTAGTGATTACCTTGTTCGAAAGACAAGGGGCAACGAAACAATCCCATCTCGTAAGCAATTAATGATTGCCTTATGGAAAATGGCGACAATGGATTCTTATAG atCTATTTGTGATCGGTTTGATGTAGGAAGAGCTACAGCTTTGAGAGCCGTTAGGAGGGTCACACGAGCACTATTTAAAGTGGCCGATCAATTTATATCTTGGCCTTCAGGTGAACAAGCGCAAATTGTAATGcgtaaatttaaagaaaacagTAGGTTTTTAAACGTAATTGGTGCCATCGATGGCACGCATATCAGAATCGAAGCACCTACACAAAATGCAGCAGATTATGTAAATCGAAAGGGATACCATTCTCTCCAGCTTCAG gtTGTGTGTGACCATAGAGCGTTTATCACTCATTGCTATGTGGGTCATCCCGGGTCTGTCCATGACCAGAGAATATTTAGGCAATCGGAAGTGGCAACATATTTGAATGATGAAGAAAAATTTCCATCTGACAGCCACTTACTAGGAGATTCTGCTTATGTATTACATGAACACTTGCTAACACCATTTAAAGATAACGGACATTTGAATGCTGcacaaagatattataatttctgcCAATCTTCTGCACGGGTAGTAGTTGAAAGATGTTTTGGTTTATTAAAAGGCAGAATGAGGAGTTTAATGTATACTTTGCCTATGTTCAGAGTTGATCTCATGTCTGAATATATAATAGCATGTTGTGTCATTCATAATATGTGCAttctaaaaaaagatgaaCTCTTAATAATACCAGTGACATCAGGTGTTCCAATACAAGATCACCATACTAATGAAAGCGTAGCAAATAATAATGCGATTCATAAACGAAATATGATTATGAACATGTTAGAAAGAGAACGCAATCGCACTTTGTAG
- the LOC139813223 gene encoding uncharacterized protein → MEIVSLYDKDNDKVYDVMVSSEDARLANNNMIFATKLLNAAKLDENITKQNEEISNPLLLDVDNNTQSEIMPEASNESLVHNDTQSTESCEENCLFRWSDACVLLLLRTYEEMEEKFNNGKLSHKKCWELVAKVLKNKGYNVTGPQCSSKLRSLKKTYKSIKDHNSKSGNDRRTWQHFEIMDNIFSKKAWCKPVALASSTGLSIKNIDTEEFSATSSQFPYNEFDAEKENNLPEKSTKTTKTSVKQLLEKRIKQKEEQETKRQKRHDDRMAMEQNLIDTITQYLNKK, encoded by the exons ATGGAGATAGTTTCTTTATATGACAAAGATAATGATAAGGTGTATGATGTAATGGTATCCTCAGAAGATGCACGTCTTGCTAATAACa ATATGATATTTGCTACAAAGCTTTTAAATGCAGCAAAATTAGATGAAAATATAACTAAGCAAAATGAGGAAATATCAAATCCCTTATTGTTAGATGTAGATAATAATACACAATCTGAAATAATGCCAGAAGCTTCTAATGAATCTCTGGTACATAACGATACCCAATCAACAGAGAGCTGTGAAGAGA attgTTTATTTCGATGGTCAGATGCATGTGTTCTTCTCTTATTGCGAACATATGAGGAGATGGaagaaaagtttaataatggGAAATTGtcacataaaaaatgttgGGAACTAGTTgctaaagtattaaaaaataagggATACAACGTAACAGGGCCACAATGTTCCTCCAAGTTAAGAAGCTTAAAAAAGACATACAAATCAATAAAGGATCATAATTCTAAGTCAGGAAACGATCGGCGAACATGGCAGCATTTTGAG ATTATGGataacatattttcaaaaaaagccTGGTGTAAGCCTGTAGCACTTGCTTCGTCGACTGGtctgtcaattaaaaatatagatacagAAGAATTTTCTGCAACTTCGTCACAGTTTCCATATAATGAGTTTGATGCTGAGAAGGAAAATAATCTACCTGAAAAGAGtacaaaaactacaaaaaCATCTGTAAAACAGCTTttggaaaaaagaataaagcaAAAGGAAGAGCAAGAAACTAAAAGACAGAAACGTCATGATGATAGAATGGCTATGGAACAAAATTTGATCGACACTATTACACAATacttaaataagaaataa